A genomic stretch from Anaerolinea thermophila UNI-1 includes:
- the aroC gene encoding chorismate synthase → MTLRFLTAGESHGPALSVILDGIPAGLPLNEDILARDLTRRQQGLGAGARMKLEHDRARILGGVMAGVTTGAPLALLIENADHARWKGKDIPPFTTPRPGHADLSGALKYGYRDLRPALERASARETAARVAVGAVCRHLLGQFGIQVGGYVVSIGGVESRLEGMPYAERIARALESDVSCPDAQAAEDMRAAIRTVMQARDTLGGVIEVAALNVPPGLGSYAQWDRRLEARIGAALLSVPAIKGVEFGPAFANTRLPGTQVHDPIRLEGERIIRTGNRSGGLEGGITNGEPLVVRAAMKPIATTLTPQPTVDLAQGVETETRYERSDFCPVPRAVVILEAMLAFVLTDALLEKLGGDSLAEILPRFERLRQARLSDLPMDGTPHRFWEDA, encoded by the coding sequence ATGACCTTACGCTTTCTCACTGCCGGTGAATCGCACGGACCTGCGCTGAGCGTGATTCTGGATGGCATCCCCGCCGGCTTGCCGCTGAATGAAGACATCCTTGCACGCGATTTGACGCGCCGCCAGCAGGGACTGGGCGCCGGGGCGCGCATGAAACTGGAACACGACCGCGCCCGCATCCTCGGCGGGGTCATGGCGGGGGTGACCACCGGCGCGCCGCTGGCACTGCTTATCGAAAACGCCGACCATGCCCGCTGGAAGGGCAAAGACATTCCCCCCTTCACCACCCCGCGCCCCGGACACGCCGATTTGAGCGGCGCGCTCAAGTATGGCTACCGCGACCTGCGCCCGGCGCTGGAGCGCGCTTCGGCGCGGGAGACTGCCGCGCGGGTGGCGGTGGGGGCGGTGTGCCGGCATCTGCTGGGGCAGTTCGGGATTCAGGTAGGCGGGTATGTGGTCTCCATCGGCGGGGTGGAGAGCCGTCTGGAGGGCATGCCCTACGCCGAGCGCATTGCCCGCGCGCTGGAGTCGGATGTGTCCTGCCCGGACGCGCAGGCGGCGGAGGACATGCGCGCCGCCATTCGCACCGTCATGCAGGCGCGCGACACCCTCGGCGGGGTGATTGAGGTGGCGGCGCTCAACGTGCCGCCGGGGCTGGGCTCGTATGCGCAGTGGGATCGGCGGCTGGAAGCGCGCATCGGCGCGGCATTGTTAAGTGTGCCTGCCATCAAGGGAGTGGAGTTTGGACCCGCCTTTGCCAATACGCGCCTGCCAGGCACGCAGGTACACGACCCCATCCGCCTGGAGGGAGAGAGGATCATCCGCACGGGCAACCGCAGTGGCGGGCTGGAGGGGGGCATCACCAACGGCGAGCCGCTGGTGGTGCGCGCGGCGATGAAGCCCATCGCCACCACCCTCACCCCTCAGCCGACGGTGGATCTGGCGCAGGGGGTGGAGACCGAGACGCGCTACGAACGCTCCGATTTCTGTCCGGTGCCGCGCGCGGTGGTCATCCTGGAAGCCATGCTGGCGTTTGTGCTGACAGATGCCCTGCTGGAAAAACTGGGCGGCGATTCGCTGGCGGAGATCCTGCCGCGCTTTGAAAGATTGCGTCAGGCGCGCCTGAGTGATTTGCCCATGGACGGTACTCCGCACCGCTTCTGGGAGGACGCATGA
- the aroB gene encoding 3-dehydroquinate synthase, producing MSAGEWFFLYGAPGSGKSTLGRALAERLDLPFFDLDALIVEQAGVDIPAIFAREGESGFRARERQALHELLAGDGGVAALGGGALLEDANRRAVEAHGAVLCLHADIETLQARMSHAAEERPLVAGENWRERLRSLLERRAGHYASFPLQLDTTHLSPEQAVEEAQRLLGVFRLRGMGTSYDVRVRFGGLDACGSLLCRRGLKDPLALVSDDRVMPHHGERLRAALEDAGYHVVPVILPAGEEHKTLRSLETLWSAFLQGGLERGSTVIAIGGGVIGDLAGFAAATYMRGVRWVAVPTTLLAMVDASLGGKTGADLPQGKNLIGAFHPPALVLADPQTLETLPEEEIRAGLAEVVKHGILADPELFYLCEQGWEAVLGRMGEVIRRGMAVKVGFIERDPYEKGERAALNLGHTVGHAIERASGYRLRHGEAVAIGLVVEAQLAEQYGIARKGLAERIAACLQGLGLPTRIPAGLDANAFRAALQVDKKNADGRVRFALPEDIGAYRVGVPLEVDWSAYLSG from the coding sequence ATGAGCGCGGGCGAGTGGTTTTTCCTCTACGGCGCGCCGGGTTCGGGAAAAAGCACCCTCGGCAGGGCGCTGGCGGAGCGTTTGGATTTGCCCTTCTTTGACCTGGATGCGCTCATCGTTGAGCAAGCCGGCGTGGACATTCCCGCCATTTTCGCCCGTGAGGGTGAAAGCGGCTTCCGCGCCCGCGAGCGTCAGGCTCTGCATGAACTGCTTGCCGGAGACGGCGGGGTGGCTGCGCTGGGCGGCGGCGCTCTGCTGGAGGATGCCAACCGCCGCGCAGTGGAGGCGCACGGTGCGGTGCTGTGCCTGCACGCCGATATTGAGACTCTGCAGGCGCGGATGAGCCATGCGGCGGAGGAACGTCCGCTGGTGGCGGGAGAAAACTGGCGCGAGCGTCTGCGCAGTCTGCTGGAACGGCGCGCCGGGCATTATGCGTCTTTCCCCTTGCAACTGGACACCACCCATCTCTCACCGGAGCAAGCCGTTGAGGAAGCTCAGCGTCTGCTGGGGGTCTTCCGTCTGCGCGGCATGGGCACGTCTTACGATGTGCGCGTGCGCTTTGGCGGGCTGGATGCCTGCGGCAGTTTACTGTGCCGCCGCGGTTTGAAAGACCCGCTGGCGCTGGTGAGCGACGATCGCGTCATGCCCCATCACGGCGAGCGTCTGCGCGCCGCGCTGGAAGATGCGGGCTACCACGTTGTGCCGGTCATCCTGCCTGCCGGGGAGGAACACAAGACCCTGCGCTCGCTGGAAACGCTGTGGAGCGCCTTCTTGCAGGGCGGGCTGGAGCGCGGCAGTACGGTGATTGCTATAGGCGGTGGGGTGATCGGCGACCTGGCGGGCTTTGCCGCGGCAACCTACATGCGCGGGGTGCGCTGGGTGGCAGTGCCGACCACCCTGCTGGCGATGGTGGATGCCAGCCTGGGCGGGAAAACCGGCGCCGACCTGCCGCAGGGCAAGAACCTCATCGGGGCTTTCCATCCGCCTGCGCTGGTGCTGGCAGACCCGCAAACGCTGGAGACCCTGCCGGAGGAAGAAATCCGCGCCGGGCTGGCGGAGGTGGTCAAACACGGCATCCTTGCCGACCCGGAACTTTTCTATCTTTGCGAGCAGGGCTGGGAGGCGGTGCTGGGGCGCATGGGGGAGGTCATCCGCCGGGGGATGGCGGTGAAGGTGGGCTTCATCGAGCGCGATCCCTATGAGAAGGGGGAACGCGCCGCGCTGAACCTGGGTCACACGGTGGGACATGCCATCGAACGCGCCAGCGGTTACCGCCTGCGCCACGGCGAAGCCGTTGCTATTGGGCTGGTGGTGGAGGCGCAACTGGCGGAACAGTACGGCATTGCCCGCAAAGGGCTGGCGGAGCGCATCGCCGCCTGCCTGCAGGGCTTGGGCTTGCCCACGCGCATTCCTGCCGGGCTGGATGCAAACGCCTTCCGCGCCGCGCTTCAGGTGGATAAGAAGAACGCCGATGGACGGGTGCGCTTTGCCCTGCCGGAGGACATCGGCGCGTACCGCGTTGGAGTGCCGCTGGAGGTGGACTGGTCGGCGTACCTGTCGGGTTGA
- a CDS encoding phage tail protein produces the protein MAIYRDAPYPPCHFTVDLGTGETWSPNTGLLEVVFPEARLVVADYRPGNSKTPEPQKVQTGVEYGTLILRRTVNGSLDWYQWWNEFRNGSTGNTRSVTIHLMNEDLSNVVLTWKFFRARPVNHLFSNLTGLGGELFVESLELAFERLEME, from the coding sequence ATGGCAATTTACCGTGATGCCCCCTATCCCCCCTGCCACTTCACCGTGGATTTAGGCACCGGCGAGACCTGGTCGCCCAATACCGGCTTGCTGGAAGTGGTCTTTCCCGAAGCCCGGCTGGTGGTCGCCGACTACCGCCCCGGCAACAGCAAAACCCCCGAACCGCAAAAGGTACAGACCGGCGTGGAATACGGCACGCTCATCCTGCGCCGCACCGTGAACGGTTCGCTGGACTGGTACCAGTGGTGGAACGAGTTCCGCAACGGCAGTACCGGCAACACCCGCAGTGTCACCATCCACCTGATGAACGAGGATTTGTCCAACGTGGTGCTGACGTGGAAATTTTTCCGCGCCCGACCGGTTAATCATCTCTTCTCCAACCTGACCGGGCTCGGCGGCGAGTTGTTTGTCGAAAGTCTGGAACTGGCGTTTGAACGGCTGGAGATGGAGTAA